The genomic stretch TCATAGAAGCACAAACGCAATAATCTAATAACAAGTTCAGGCTACCTAGAGTATAGAATGAGCTTCGAATGCATGATACAATATGCAACTCGAGGGAAAGAGAGATCATAAGCCAGATAATTCTACATTTTGAACAAGTGCCATCGTTTGAACATCAAAAGCTTGAAAACTAGCTAGTACAAAAAATCAGGCGTCTAGCAACTGAATAGGGAGATAAACTAGCCCCACACTATAATTTCCTTTCGAGGTAAACCACAATTAGAGTCCAAAAGTATACTGGGAGAAGTTAACTGACGGCACAATACATGGAAATCAATTGTCCCTGTTAGCACGAAGAATGCAAAAGAGGCAATCGGGTTTTTGTACCCGAACCGTGCTTAATTACGACAACAATGATGCAATTTaccaaattaaattattattttttatttcattaaactttttttttttatgaatatgaATGACTATATAAATACAGACAACTAACAAGATAACTCCATGTACTAGGTTTTATGATTCTTTATACAGAACAAGGTGCTTCGCAGTCACAAAATTGCCATCATTTCTCAATTCTCAGCTACCTACATCAGTTTAGCTCATCATACTAGTAAAGCTGCATTGTCGATGAATCAGAGCTTTCGACAATTTTATCATCCATATTTTCCAAGGTATAATTTCTTCTTCAGTGCACATCGCATGAAATAGAAATGATGTCGATCCCGAAGGAAAGAAAGTAGAAGTAAATTAGAGCCAGCCGCATGGATTATGAACATGGCCATTGTTTGGAGCTCGAGCAAATGATTACCACTTCCTATGGTAATCGAGTTCCAAAAGACAGGAAGAAAGAGCTTCCCTTGCGAGCCGGTTATTCGATTCCACATATAGCACATCTTCGAACAGGCTCTTAGCCTGTTGCAGAAGCTTCAGCTTTTCCCCTCTGTTGTTTCGACGCAGGTTGGATCGCTGCTGCAAGGCCACACCCCATCTGTACAAGGCTACATCGAATATACTTGTCTAAGATATGTGATCTTTTAGAAATATGGCTGGCTGAGTACGGAAGAAAAAAATTGGCACGACAAAACAAATAATATATAGTTTCAGTTGAAGTACGAGGTTACAAATTATTGGAACTGAAAACATGTTTCTGAAATTATTATTTATGGTTTACTGAAAAGCTAAGTCACGACTGGGGATCGAATTCATAACTGACTTTGGAAGGACATATGTAGTCCCTGTCTCTACGAGGATGCAGGTTCTCCTTTTCAGGGTAAACATGAACAAATTGATTGCTTAACTGAAAACTAGTGTTAGATTCAAGATTCAAGGTAAACTAGAACGTGCATCAAATGTTTGGAGGACAAAACCTGAATAACAGAACATGATTTAACTTTGAATTGCGTGGTGCTTTCGAGATTAAAAGGCCAAAACTAAAGCAGAAACTAAAATATGGTATAACTGCCATTGAGGCAAAAATCATAAGCCATGGCGGGAACGTGAAACTCAAAGATGGAACATGATAGCTGATAAACCAGAAGTAAGCTTCTTAAATCTTCCCTGCAATCTTTTTCAGGTTACAAGGCCattgagttaaaaaaaaataatgaaatgttTTTTCTCTCTCTTGACATAAAAGCTTACTGTTTGTGATTTTGTAGTGAGCCCTATAAGGAGTTCCCTAGTATATGGAAAAACAAAACAGATCAAGAAGAGATAAAGGTCAAGGTTGATATGCATGGTTTTATATTGGCATCATTTTAGGCAATGATATTTGACTTTAAGTGATAACAAACAgcgttttgatgtttaacaacaAAAGGTTTTAGATCACAATCAGAACTCCAGTTCTTGAATCATAATATCAGTATATCACGTGTCTACGTCTCTCCTACACATTTAGGGATGCTCTATTATAATCTAAAGTTGAAGATAAATACTTGAATACAAGGTAAAAAATGGCAGCTGTTTGAGATTGATTCATGAGCCAAGTCGTATAAGATTTGATACCTGACGCTCCCAAAAAAATTAAGGTTCTATTGAGCATGTTGGACTGTATAAACCAATATTAAAGTTTGTCTATGTCCTTATTCCATCAACACTTAATAATCAAAGGGCAAGGGGAAATGAATTCATACCATCTGGAGCATAAGCATTGCTCTTAGTCACAATAGCGTCAAATTTATCTATTGCAGCCATGTATACCTTGTCAGCATCAGCAGCTGCTTCCTGTACATGTAGAATTACTTATTATTGAACAGAGAGAAAGAGCTACATGAAGTTCCAGAGTAGCAAATTAAGAAGCAGCCACAACATTATATAGTTGgtgtataataaaaaaaaaaaaatcctctagATAGCCAAAACTAATATTTCCAGAAGAACAGATTCACAGGGTGGAATAAGTTTACTCAATGTTGGCATGGTAAAAGAAGAATATCATCAACAAAGGAAAGGAGtctatatattgtcaaatttTCTCATCATATCATCATTCGCTTGCTACATAAATAAaccatttaattttgaaaaaggaaTAGCAACAAGTCATGTCTCCCAATTTTGGGGGTTGGCTAATTGAATCCCAGGCTGCTATCAAAGCTTTTACCGTGTCAACGAGAAAAGAAATTCAACGTGTAAAAATTCAGATTTCCTTTGGTTTACACACACAATAACTGATGCAGGCTGACCGTGACCTTGTTATGGTCTTTGGCTGACTGCAACTTTGATAGTATAGTTTATGACTCTTTAGCATCAAATTTAACTGGAAAGACAATTATTAAAACAACATACGCAACATAAAGGTTCATGCACGTTGAGTTTTTTCGCTCATATTCAGACTAGTGACTTACTGGTCCAATATCTGCAATCAATTGTGCACGATATGACAGAGCAAGACCCCAATTATATAGAGCTCGAATATCACTCCCATCAATTGTCAAAGCCATTCTATACTTTCTTCCTGCCTTACCTAGCAGTTCTTCACACTCCTCACAAACATCAGTAAGGGCAGAAGTAAGGTTGTCTCTGCTTAAGATTCTTGTATCCAATTTCTTACCTCTTAAAACAGTTGACTTTTCATTTAGAATGACATCACTTTTGGATAAGAGAGCTCTCAGTTGTTTGCTAATCTTCAATTTTAGTTCTCCATGCAAAAGATAAGCATTACCCAACTGACCTACAGCCAGCAAACTCATTGGCTTCAAATGAACAGCCACAGAAAGCAATTTCTCGGATCTGTATAATAAGGCATCTAATGCTGCTTCATCGGTTTGAGACTTCATATATATCCTAGCCTGCCTTAGAAGTTCTGAGGCTTCTTGGACATTTTGATCAAAATCACCATCAGTTGAATGCGTTGAAGAAAACGAAGATGCAATCTTGCCTTTCCTAACACCGTCAATTGGATAATCAGTTTTCACTCCTGAACCACTGAGATCATTGCCAAATTGGTTGTTAGAACCAATGCTACTTATGCTTTCATCCTTTAAATTGCTACCATGATATTCATCAGAATGCAAATATGACTTATTGTGTACCTCAAATTTCTGTTCTAACATCAATGATTCTGCAGTTTCTTTGAAGAAGTCTATATTTTTTGTAGCTTTCTGGTTTGAATTACTACCCATAGAAGTATGCCCATCATTCCGAATGGCATCTTCATAATGATGCCTGAAAACCATTTTCTGGTAGTGTTCTTTCTTTGTCTTGAACCGAAAACTTGCATTCGGATTGTTGAGTTCTTCATCAAATGGCAACATATCGTCCTTATATCTTTGATCTCCGGTGTCTTCGAATTTCTTCACATCACTGACTGATCCACTATTTTGATTTGCTGCTGCGCCCTCTGCGACTCTTAAGGGTTCTTGTGATTTTTCGAGATTCGGATTAACAGACTTTTTGCTAGATAAATTTACACCATTTCCACTTATCACAGTTGATGCTGCAATATCACTCGCTTCAGTCTTTTCAACAACTGAGACTCCTGCCCGACAGCTCTACCNNNNNNNNNNNNNNNNNNNNNNNNNNNNNNNNNNNNNNNNNNNNNNNNNNNNNNNNNNNNNNNNNNNNNNNNNNNNNNNNNNNNNNNNNNNNNNNNNNNNCAGGTATTGGTGTGAATTATGATCTATTATGCGTTGCTGCTATTCTATTATGCATTGCTGCTATTCTATTATGCGTTGCTTTTAATTGATGTTGAATTATTTGACCTTTTGCTGGTGAAATGTAACATCCACTTTAGAATAAATTTGAGTAGCAAATTTTAAAATAGAAGCACAAAAGGATTTAAAGCTCCAAATTTGAATTCGTAGAAAACATATTGTCGTTAATATTAAACATTATCCAATGATACGATAGAATTCTagttaaattaaatatttcttcaaAATTCACTCACTTTTATATTTTCACCTTCAATTTTAATAACTTACAGTCTATCTTTTAGTTTTGACAAAAGACACCAATTGTAGATTGTGATCTGGATCAAACAATGGGGTAGATTAAGTTGAGCTTCTAATTTATGATATTTGTGGGGTTGAATGTAAAAGATAGCTAAATTATCTTTCTCTGTGTCCGCATACTTTTATCCTGCGTTGGGCGGTGAGCTTACCGTGTGGGGACGAGACAGACAGTTGAGCGCGGATCCGACAGAAAGCGATGCGTCAGCCTCCGACACGATACTGCGATTGCCACTAAATTCACACGAGTCACATATACCTTAATGTACACCCAGAAAACTTACCCGCTTAGTTATTTGTTCATAACGTGGGGTTGCATATGAGGTTCCCGACCATTCTCTCAGGCGACAAATTCGGGTTGACATCAGTGTCGTGCTGGTAATTTCTCATCTTAGTCATTTTAGGAAAAGTGGACAGAAAAACCCATCCGCCGCACCGCCCGCTCCAACCGCGCCGGCGGGGGCCACCAAAGAAAATCACGTGATCCTCTACAGCTCGTAGTGCAGATAAAATTTATTGGTGGACACGTGTCTATTACAAGTGGAGTGTGATTTAGCGGAGAGTTTTGTAAGCCGTGCGATCAAGATTCCCACGCGGCTCGGAACTATGTAGAGTGCATTTGATCTCCAGATCATGGACtcgctcttcctcttcctcctctctgcAGTCGCTTCGAAGCTGTAAGCATTTAGCATGCGGCTTGGAGACTCGTGCGCCCTCGAATGGCGGCGCCGAGGGTGGAGGAAGTGATCGACTTCTTGTTTGCGCGCGGCTTCTCTGCCGCAGCCGACGCCCTCCGCGACGACGTACTCTCCCGCTGTCCCACGAGCCAGGCGGCGGAGCTCGACCTCGACGTCGGCATCGCTCTCCCGCCTCTGAAACTTTCGACGCCATCCCTTGGCGGCGAAGGCGGCGGCGATACTGCGCGCACCAGTGCGGACTCCAGCTCTTCAGACACGTTCGTCAGCCTCGGTTCTTCGCCATTCGGTACGTTGGTTTTTTGACTCGGTTATTTGTTTGATCTCGTCGCTCATTGTATCACTTTGCTGTTTTCTGTGCGAATTTGACTTTCTTCCACCAATCTCGGCTCTCTGATGCTTTGTTGTCGCCTATTCGAGAGCCAATCTTTCAAAAAGACCTTTCTTTTTGTGTGCTTATTTCTCATTTAAAGATCAATTGCAAACGATCTTGTAATGAATCTGAGTAACTTAACCTTTTCAATTACTTTGATTTCATGGAACAGAACTTTTGAATCCCTATGGAGTCTGGTCACCTGCTCGGTCTAGATCGGATGAGGAATCAACTGATCGGCAATCAGACTTTGGGACAGCCAGAGGGTATAATAACTATTGGTATGATGATCAGATTGGAGAATATTGTGATATGTTCATCCAAACAGATTCTGGTCAATTGCACAGCGAAGACAAGTTCATCATGTCTGCAGAGGAAAAGGATCAGTTTGAGAAAcaagaaatgtttgattttggagAAGACGGACATAGGCATAAGCATGATCATGTTGGTTGTAAGGGATCTGTTGATATGTACAATTGTCCTTTCCCAATTCGTGATTGCTGCAGtggatcaaagattgatgaaaatGAGGAAGTTGCTGAAATGATTAGAAGCTCAAGCTTTGCTGTTTATGGCCGCTATCAGATCTTGGATGATCAGACAGAGAGGTTAGATGAATGTGGAGAGAATGAGGTTTGCTTCAAAAGGATACGTGAGCAGCCTGATACCATTATTCTAGAACACGATCTGTTTCATGATAGAAGTCGAGTTGAAGGTAAAGAATGCTCAGAATCAGATATCACAGAGGAAAAACTGCAGGCACTTGATCACAATGTGGTTAATGATAGTACGTGTGGAAGTGAGCTCTCTGCTTTTTATTTATGttctatttattttgttatctgaACATATTTAATGATTTAGACCATCAATTTGTTAACAAAATGGGTTGGTTAATTTTGATGATGCAGACTAGATGTTTAAGTAAGAACTAGGATGTATTTCTTATTTTCTATTATAATTAGTTTACTTTTGGATTCTCTGAAAAACACTTTGGTAAAAGTTTGACATGCTTTTAGGAGACTGACCATTTATTGGGACTGTGAAAGAGATTCCAACCACCTTGTTCCATTCATTCCTGTTCTTGATGAGGTTTTGACTACTATGACTTTTTATTTCTTCCTAAGTCTCTAGTGCTGCATCATTTTGTTGATCTACCTTGAGCAATGTTAACTGTACAATAGGATGATGATTTAATTCAAGATTACTGGTCTATCCAAAGAGCAACATGTACTCTGGTTCATTCATTACATACATTTGTCACTTGGATACTAGCTATACTAGTAGTTTCCCTGCCATTGGTATTGAATCAGTCCATAATTTCTAATCCTTTATTTGAGCTTTGTTCTTTGCATATCTTACAGTGTGTTCAGACTCACTTATAAGATCTTGAGTTTGTGGTGTCTTTGGTTCTATTTAATAAAATGGCATGTTTGATTATCAGTGGTCAAATATTGGCATACTTAAGGGAACACTTTTTTGGTCGCTATTTGATTGCTCAATTTTCTAACTTCTCGGTTCCAATTTCACATATGACTCTGTAGTGTATAGCCTCAGTCAGGAtaattcttcttttccttgtgttATAACTCGTACCCATTCTGCTTTCCATCAATAAGAGAAATATTAGTACCCCTCTTACTAAGGGCTCCACGATACATCTAGATTATCCACTCTACTTCCTAACATCAAATTGCGGCAAACATGATCATTTTCTACCAAAGCGAAGTAATCGCCAAAGGAGTTTTTACTCCTCGAATTCCAAAATGACCGG from Zingiber officinale cultivar Zhangliang chromosome 5B, Zo_v1.1, whole genome shotgun sequence encodes the following:
- the LOC121986764 gene encoding uncharacterized protein LOC121986764, giving the protein MTKMRNYQHDTDVNPNLSPERMVGNLICNPTIVSEADASLSVGSALNCLSRPHTSCRAGVSVVEKTEASDIAASTVISGNGVNLSSKKSVNPNLEKSQEPLRVAEGAAANQNSGSVSDVKKFEDTGDQRYKDDMLPFDEELNNPNASFRFKTKKEHYQKMVFRHHYEDAIRNDGHTSMGSNSNQKATKNIDFFKETAESLMLEQKFEVHNKSYLHSDEYHGSNLKDESISSIGSNNQFGNDLSGSGVKTDYPIDGVRKGKIASSFSSTHSTDGDFDQNVQEASELLRQARIYMKSQTDEAALDALLYRSEKLLSVAVHLKPMSLLAVGQLGNAYLLHGELKLKISKQLRALLSKSDVILNEKSTVLRGKKLDTRILSRDNLTSALTDVCEECEELLGKAGRKYRMALTIDGSDIRALYNWGLALSYRAQLIADIGPEAAADADKVYMAAIDKFDAIVTKSNAYAPDALYRWGVALQQRSNLRRNNRGEKLKLLQQAKSLFEDVLYVESNNRLAREALSSCLLELDYHRKW